One genomic region from Athalia rosae chromosome 3, iyAthRosa1.1, whole genome shotgun sequence encodes:
- the LOC105683377 gene encoding THO complex subunit 6 homolog, producing MSEHKSYSMNEKLFYNTVQCQTFSPDGQYLAAGNIYGAVSIYELSKALGPYQDHETDPRGPNYRFTAYPDQQVHSIVATDKFLITGTVGEISGWDWNTVISNKVSKIKVSWSIQIPTVKDSYERPDVNYMVLSKEDNLLHAGCGDNKIYTFSLEDGKLLRTLEGHEDFIHALSLLGNQLASASEDGSVRLWDLRQKETLNIVKPFLAEKVARPRLGKWIGTVDFTEDWLLCGGGPKLALWHMRTMEAATIFELPDQGIHSGTIYEERVIVGGAMPSVQHLNYQGEILAEVLTSSNTIYSIVYQDNPPKLLSMAGSSNNIDICTNFSYREMTLKFA from the exons ATGTCGGAACATAAATCGTATAGCATGaacgagaaattattttacaacacTGTCCAGTGTCAGACTTTTTCTCCTGACGGACAATATTTGGCGGCTGGTAATATATACGGCGCTGTCTCCATTTACGA ACTTTCGAAAGCACTGGGCCCTTATCAAGATCATGAGACTGATCCCAGAGGACCAAACTATCGATTCACAGCATATCCAGACCAGCAAGTACACAGTATCGTTGCAACAGACAAATTTCTTATAACGGGGACGGTTGGTGAAATATCTGGATGGGATTGGAACACTGTCATCTCAAATAAAGTATCCAAAATCAAAGTATCATGGTCAATACAAATACCAACTGTCAA GGACAGTTACGAGAGGCCTGATGTGAACTATATGGTACTGTCAAAAGAAGACAACCTTCTGCATGCTGGCTGCGGAGATAACAAAATTTATACTTTTAGTCTAGAAGATGGTAAATTACTGAGGACACTTGAAGGCCACGAGGATTTTATCCATGCGCTTTCTCTGTT AGGCAACCAATTGGCATCTGCCAGTGAAGATGGGTCTGTAAGGTTGTGGGATTTGCGCCAAAAGGAAACTTTAAATATAGTGAAGCCATTTTTAGCGGAAAAAGTAGCCAGGCCAAGGCTTGGAAAGTGGATTGGAACTGTAGATTTCACCGAAGATTGGCTG CTTTGTGGAGGTGGCCCCAAGTTGGCTCTTTGGCATATGCGTACCATGGAGGCTGCAACGATATTCGAGTTACCAGACCAAGGAATCCATTCTGGAACGATCTATGAAGAGAGAGTTATTGTCGGAGGTGCAATGCCGAGTGTTCAACATCTCAACTATCAAGGAGAAATATTAGCTGAAGTGCTAACGTCCAGCAACACGATATACTCCATCGTTTATCAAGATAACCCACCGAAATTATTGAGCATGGCTGGATCTAGCAACAACATTGATATTTGCACGAACTTCAGCTACAGAGAAATGACACTTAAATTCGCTTGA